The region TCTGAAAGCCGTGAaatgagaccatataccacaaatgtatttctacaCCTCCAGACTGTCAGTAATGATGATAAGGCTCTGTGGGGGTTTGTGGTACTTGACCCAGTATCCAGGCAGACCACATCATTAACAGGCTTTAATCTTGGTGTGTACTGGCCACATACTACAAACGCCGGAGGTGCAGAATGTATTGTAGCGCCGGTTTTTGGTAAGGTGACTGGGTGACCAAGCGGCTAGCCATTACTGTTTCACTAGCAGCTATTTCCTCCACATGCTGTGTTCAGGCCCAGAGGAAAGCTGACGCTCTGAGACAGTCTCTGTCTGCCCTGGGGGAGAAGGTCAAAGCCCAGACTGCCCCCAATAAGGACGTGCAGAAGGAGATTGCTGACATGACAGAGGTGAGAGCTGTCCCCGCACGTGTCATGCTTCGCATGGAACTGGCCGTGTGTCCGATCACTCAgcctggtttgtgtgtgttgttgcagTCTCTGGGCATGGCGGTGATCTCGCAGTGGCAGAAGGATGAGATGAGGGAGGCTCTGAAAGGCCTGAAGAAGACCATGGATGACCTGGACCGTGCCAGCAAGGCTGATGTCCAGAAACGGGTGAGACGTGCCAGACATGGCTGGGATGGGGTGGGTGAGGTCTTCTGACAGGTTAAAGGGGTGCCACACACTCTACACATACTGttcaaaagggttaaaattaagacatcacagcaaattgaacgcttctgttcctcactgttccttttcaacttttttggaaaggaaagaaaaaggtgcagtggtctaaatttTTTTCTAGGGCTGTATACatagtgtgtttctgtgtgtggttcAGCTGGTTTTCACAGCCATGTTCTCTCTGACTCCCCCAGGTTCTTGAAAAGACCAGGGAGATGATTGACAGCAACCCTAACCAGCCATTGGTAGTCATGGAGATGGAAAGTGGAGCCTCTGCCAAGGTACCAACAGCACTGTCTGTCCTCTACAGTCAAGACTACCCCTATGGAGAATAACAGCACGACCGTGCAGCCCACACTGTCCAGTTGGCATCATGTGTTAACCAATACCCTCCCTTTGTTTGTCTGCCCAGGCTCTGAATGAGTCTCTGAAACTGCTGAAGACCCAGTCCCCCCAGACCGCTGCTATGCTCTTCACAGTTGACAACGACGCTGGAAAGATTATTTGTTTATGCCAGGTGCCCCAGGTAGGATGTTTTATTCGACCAGTATCAGCTGTTGGTTTTCTAAGTTAGGATTACATTGCAGTAGTGATTTCTAACAAACCTGTCTttctgctgacccccccccccccttccaccAGGAGACAGCCAACCGCGGTCTAAAGGCCAGTGAGTGGGTGCAGGAGCTCTGCCCTTTGATGGACGGCAAGGGAGGTGGCAAGGATATGTCTGCTCAGGCCACTGGCAGGAACACGAGCTGCATGGAGGAGGCGCTGCGGATGGCCAACCAGTTTGCTCGCCTTAAACTGGGTGAAAACTGAGAGGAGGCCAGGGTGTGGTGAAGGACTGTGGGAAAGACTCCTGCCTCCAACCCCACCGTCCCCACTGGAAGAGTCCAGATCGGTTCTCAGTGATTCTGAACTGGACGTTCCAGACAGGAACATTCACCCATCCAATGATTAGAAAGGGAAGCTCCATGGTTCTGTCTGAGGAGCAGATGTGGCGTCGTGGGTCATGGTTTTGACCCCATGCACAGTTTGATGGCTCCCTGCCAGatatgtggtggaggggggttgCTGCCTTGGTGGTTGAATGACTTCTAGGTTTATGACGATGTGACCCCCCCCTTCTGTAGTATATAGTAgaaatccatccatcctctcttCCACTAACTAATGATGGAAATCCTCAATGGTAAATTTCTTCTGTTCATGGCCTGTTTGTCTCTCCAtgttcctgtgtttgtgtctttaaaCCTCCCTGACTGTGGGGACGTGGTGTCTGGCTGTCCTGCTGGAAACACACCTGTTACAGTAGCCATGACAGACAGCGGGCTCCTTCAGCATCAGTGCCACTAGCTGTGTAACATAGTCTTATGGTTTGTcttctattttaaaatgtagtaTAATATAGTAAATGATTATGACTTCAATGAATGACATGACTTTGTCAGTTGTGAAATGCAGTTAATTGTCACTCCCTGTAAATGCATTGTGACTTCCATGTGGTGCATTCCATGTTGAGGAATAAAATGACTGCTAAGGCTTGATGTGTTGCATTCTTTCCACTGCTGCTGACTCTTACATCTGTCTTGTCTAGTTTATGGGGGATGCTGAGGTAAATACAGTTTGTTGGTTTCATGCTAGGTAAAGTACCAGTTTTCAAACGCTTGAACTGTTCCAGTCAAGAACCAGAAACCCACATTTTGTTAatcttgcttttatttttttttcacaatagtATGTGATAAAACAGTCCATCACACAAACAGATTGAGGTTTTAAGTAGTAGAGATGGAGTACTAACTGAGCCAGTGCTATTCTAACGGTAGTAATATGATATCAATGctgatactgtatgtacagactGTCGGTGGAAAATGTTGTGCGCAAAGTACATGAAGAGCTGGAGATGAAACCATTTCAATACTGCAATAGCAAGGATGCTTCCTTAAAGATGATTAATCTAGTGCTGGAAGCCAGactaaattacattaaaaccCCACCCATTATCCAAATGATACAATCAGGGAAAGTGGTGTATATTTTCTGATAAACTTTTACAGTTAcacaaataagtaaaaaaaaagatatcctATCATAACAATGAtgtcaattacatttgattCTCTTTGGTGAAGTACTGAAGCACATTCTAGTTCTGGCATGACTAGCACCACCCAGAAACTGGTGGAAATACTTGCTTATAAATGTTTCatgtcaaacatggtggagaTATGTTTTAAGTACTAGACACACTTCCATCGACTGTCATCTTCAATAGAGCAGCTCAGTGGATTTGTGTCAGGCAATGTCAAAACAGAATGAATACAGCCTTAACCAATAACCATACCCATTGCTAGTTAAGAGTTTATTTCCTTCAACAGAACGAATACTGTGTAAAATTCAACAACATAAAGGAAGCCGTTACGTGGCTCCTAGATAAAGGACGAGagaaatgaatgtggttggagaAGGCACATCTCTCAGTCAGACACGGACCAAGAGGGTGTGTGGTCTAAGTAAGGGAGAAGCCGTTTAAAGCCCTCAGAAAATGTCAGCAACATGACTGACTGTTAAGATTAGAATAGTGTCCATAGTAGAAGGGGCCTTGTCTGAATGAGTGCAAACTACTAAACCAAAGTGAAGCACACAAGTTACTGTATTGGTGCACTGCAGGAAAGGTCAGTCCAACACTGGGACAAGGCACGCAAGCACAGCTGTAAATGACTGATATGTGTCTATCTGTTAGAGGGGGCTACCTGAAAATCAAATGTAGTCAATTATCTTTACAgagctctctcactcacacacaaatacacgcgCACAAGACATAGCtgtaaggagagagggatgaaaaaCGCTCAGTGGCACTCAGTTGATGTCCTTAAAGTTGATGTGTCATCTAGACACAAACCTGAAACCAACCAAACTCCCACACTGAAATGAGATATTGGCTATATATGGGAGTCGGTTCTACTGATCTGACACCTGCCCAACATGTAATTATGTCAGATGAGAACACAATGTGCAAAGGATAGAAATAATATGTGTATCATACAGTGTATGATGGTATTTTCTACAGAGATGATATTATCATGGGATAACACAACAGCACACATCCTCAACTGATTGGAGCAATGTGGTGAGAGCAAACATGTCACATTGACAACTTTGCTAATAACTACTGCAGCCAGGGCtctgaatatgtttttttttttttttttttaccagcagTCGGTTTAGATATGTTCAGCCGTATGACTTTCAGCCAACAAGTGATCAACTTCCAACACTGAAGAGGCATTTTTCACTGTGTCCTATGTACGTTGCACAATGTCTGGGCCTCAGAGTGATGCAGTGTCCTTTAACAGCCAGCAGGAGGCAGCGGGTCACCTCAGTGTGGGCTCCAACTCAACACGCATCAATTAAAGGTATTAGCATTAATTTCGCTAAGAACGTTGTatcagcttgtgtgtgtgtgggagaataCGTGGTGGTTCAGCGTAAAGTCTGGTAGTGTTATAACTGACTGTGTGTAAGCCTCTCCCTTATCTACCTAATCAAAAGGATAATTAGTCAATTAAAGTGGTTAAAGCAAACAAAATGGTTAATACTGTTTATGTAAAATCCCTGTAATATAATTTCAACAGGAACTATTCTTTTGAAATTGTCTCTGGGCTTCAAAGCATGTAAACGTCAGTTAACAAGTACTCCCAGCTCCCAGGGACGCGAGACTCAGCAGCAGGGCTACATGGGGGTGTGGACATGGCAGGAATAGATCAGTGGCCGTCACTGGTTGCCATGACATCTTGGGTGTGGAATACAGAATGGGGAGGGGGCTGAGTCTTTGGGTGTGACACCCCTAAGGCTTGTATTAACTCTTTCCCCATTGGTTGAGTAGGAAGGGGCGTGGTTTTTGATTGAACAGGTCCATGCGGTGCCTCGGCCAGACTCCCCACTCCAGGAGCCCTGAAGTATTACTGTCCCTTTACACTCAGGTTGAGGGCTATGGAGACAGGCCTGTTGGGGGTGGACTGCAGTCCCACCCACAATCATCAACATCTTAGCATCCTGCAAAATGGAAACGGGGGCGGCAGGCATTGTATGATGGAGGGTTTCGAAGCCCTCTCTATGCAAAGCATAAACACGCAGATGACTAAGCACATGAAAAGTCTGGTGGTGATGGGTACTCTAGTGTTCCTGCCAGTGTGTCCTGTCCAGCCCACAACACCACCAGTCTTTCTCACTTTCCTGGGAAAACCCTAATTTTCCGGGCCTTGGCCAGAGAGTCAATTATCTGGGCCTCATAGTCTGCATCATGTACTCCTGTTTTACGAAACTCTCCGGAGTATCGATTCTGCTCCCAATAGTGGTGCCAGTTGCCTCGGCTGTCAGCGCCAAAGCCAAACACATTCACCtggaaaacaagaacaaaatCTCCACAGTCACGCTAACCTTTACGGAGCGTGGCACATGCTGTCatgctgcgtgtgtgtgtgcgtgttcttTACCTCGTCACACACGTGCAGAGCAAAGAACAGGACCAGCATGCCGGTGGAGGGGTAGCGTCCGTGGTGCCTGGTCCAGTGGTCATGGATGTACTTGAAGAAGGCGGGGTTGAAGATCTGAACCTATGGAGACATTGGGTTGACCAATCAGACCAGGAGATGCGCCAATGTTCCATTTGAAAATGACTATTAACTGATTCAGATAGATAGCAGAGATTGGGGGAAAGTaccttgtccttgtccacccGTAGAAATTGCTTCACAGGTGCATAGGTactgatgagagagagaaagaggttgaATACACATTTATTCTTTCCTTAGAAAAATGCTGTGGGGTGATTGATTCATAGATGacatattcattcattttttattacttttcagATAGTACAGATTTAATCGTAATTTTATGTTCTTCCTAATTAATATTTCCATGAGTGAAGTTAGCTCACTGACTACTACTCATATGCTACCGCAATgatcagtgtctgtgttgtccctgCTATTGCTCTTTGTTGTTGTCATCTGCTGGTGACAAAGTAATCCTGGATCCGCTCGggctgtttccattgatcaaaGACACTTCACTTAAAACGCTGTTGTTTAAAAAATCTCTTTCACATGAAACACCATAGGTAGCTAGCAAACATAAATGGTACAAATCACATATTTTGCCAGTTTTGTATGTATACACTTTGATGAGACCGGTGAAGAACGACAGCTCTTACCGGAAAACTCGGAAAGGGCAAAAAGTTCACCGTTCCAGCTCTTCCTGCCTTGACTTTTTAAGTTCATGAAATAATGTTAATGTTGCCTTACAGGACTGGAGCTATCTATGTGATGTTATTCAATCTATCTATTTCTATGCCTGTTCATCTATCACTAGGATTAGtttatctatatatatacattgttGCTCTATCGCAATGAATAATTCATTTCTATGAACTTTTGATCTGTCTATGATTTGTTGATATCTCTATCTGTGTCTATTATCGTATATCTATCTCTATGAATATATCTATTCATCCCTATTAATTATGattctatctctatctctctacccCAAGCCAGAGAAGGTGAACATTCAGGAAGAGTAGTCTCTAATCTGTCTTTCTCAGAAAAGTTATTTCTAGGAAGGTTATAGGTTTTCTTCAGCAAATCAAAGGAGGCAAAGGCTCCTTCTATGTATAGATCCCCTATGGTATTACTCCTCAGCTTTCTCCATTGTGCAAAGGTATTATCAAGGTTagaaagggaggaggaggtgtttCTCGCAATTGGGAGCAGGAATGACATTGGTCTAAGGTCGGAATTACCTTTAATTTGCATCCAGAGATGGCCTATGATGTGTATAATGGGATTATGATTGTGAATTCATTTCTCCAGACTGAcaggacaggaagactgcaTCAATACAGAAGTGGTGGCAATCCTCAAACTCCATCCTCAGCCAGCCAAGTTAGTGTCAATTTGGAGTAAAGCTCAGTTTAGTGTCAAAAGTTTAGTGTCTTTTTGAGATTTGTTTGAGGATGCTACAAAAACTGTTGTCTATCCAAAGGAGGATTTCCAAGTAGGTACATTTGTCTGGGGAGATCTTTCATAGAAGATGTTCAGATCAGGAGTGGTTTTGATTCTTATTTCCAGAGAAATGATCTCCATATATATTGACTAAGATGTTCAGTGTTAGATTGAGAGagaatcatttttattttacagagaatggattatgttttttttctccagataaTCCAATTGCAATTTTATCTCAGAGTGGTTCTTTGTTACGTTTGTCTATACTCGGATGGCAAGCACTTTCCAATTCAGTTAATTTTCCATAATTGTGTTTCGTTCTAAAATTACTTTGATGAAGCCTGTCTGATAAGGTTTGAGTGTTTCCCATAGCAAAAGATGCATTGTCATTACAAAAAGATCAAACAAATGTGAGAtcttggtttaaaaaaaaaaaatcatgaaataCTGAGATTCCAATGTTATGGTATTTTGCATTATAGGAGTAATTTGGTATTGGGAAGAAACTCTTCAGTTCGCATGTAAACATTATGGACATGACAGTGAAAGGTGTATTCTCTGCATGTGGGGTTAGAGCCCCTCCACATGTCAAAtagtttagtgtttttttatgtaagTATTTATTAAATCACTAGTGTTAGAAGTTGGTGCACAGCATTTGTCCCCCCAGGGTTGTCCCtatccttgtccatctggtcatgcttctgacctggattatgttTAATAGACTCAGCACAAAAgcattattcattattacaacttgtactcttaaaatgttcacccggcacagccagaaaaggaatggtcacccctccgagcctggttcctctttaggctaaatttcggccttcttagggagtttttcctagccactgaaattcaacactattgtcgtttgctccttggggtttcaggctgggtgtttggtaaaagcaccttgtgacaactgctgatgtaaaaagagctttataaataaatttgattgattgatttggaTGATTGATTCAAGTACTGGTTCACCACACAGTTCACTTCTCCTCCAATGACCAGAATAGTCTGATATATCTGGTATCAGAGCTAGAACATTCCTAAAGAAGTTGGTAAACAGTTGGGACATTTATTTCAAGTAGTCAGGGTGTAGTGGATCACTCCTATTATGATCAGATAGCAGCGATAGCTTTGCCGTTTGTGCTGGAAGCAAATTTCATATTAGAATTGCCATACATTTTACTCTAGCGGAGGAGATCAATTGAAACTCTTAGCCCATTTAAATCCAAGATAGTTATGTGTGATTGTGACTCACATAGAAGAATGAACATCCCCCTGCCCAAGGATTGTCCTCTACCCTGCTTTTCAGGTTTCCTCAAATATCGGCCTTATCAACTGGCATTTCCAACACAAATATTTACTTCAAGAGGAGCAATGCCCTTATTTGACCAAGTAAAATGTATAGTCTAACAtcatattttttctattttcaaaaatacttttacaacTGATAGAAAAAGTGGTGTTATTTGGAGGTGGAGATAGAAGGAACTAGACACTGAAATCTCCATAGCAGGCTGGGAAGGTTCCTTGGAATACATTACTAACTGTTCAATCAACTTCAGACACTCTCTTATACAAAGCAAGATTTCTGATACActaaactattaaaaaaaaataataattacatagGATCCTGTCTTATACCTCTCCTTTTATAACAATTTCTAACCACAAACAATTCCACTGATTTGCATTGTGCTCTACCCTGCACGGCCAATGGTTTAAAATTTGGTTTCCTCTCAGACACACTTAAGACTGTTTGACCAAGACCCACTGTTGATTATTCTGGGAGTTTAAGAGGCTCTGAACTAATTACACAagcaacaacatcaacaactaATTTCCTACAGTCTAATTTCAGCAAAATAATATTGACACTTGAGAATGCCAAGCAACAATCTAACAAAAAGTATTCTTCGGGCAGCTCCCCTTCTCCTATCCATTCCCAACTGTGACATGTCACTCTCTAGATTATACCGTCGATGCACTTAtctttttgtgaaaaaaaacatgtttgggtAAAAGTGTTAATCCCTTTATCACagcaaataatatttaatataaacaacatgaaaatgcaagatacatttttataagactttgtattttattcagatACCTTGACCTTAAAGGTTTGGACTTGATaattagcctgtgtgtgtgtaagtgcatGTGCTTTGCCCTTACAAGCGGATCTGTCCAGTGGACAGGGCACTGGTAATCCACAGCAGGTCCAGGGTCTTGAAGGGCACCAGGACAAAGCTGATATTGGCTGCCAGGTTTTTGGCACTTTCTGGGTACATGAAGTGGTGGGTTGTGTGGCTGCCTGCATCCTCCTCATAGCCCACTGTAGGGGCCAGGTTGAtcctgacagaaacacagacacacagaatctGACCATGCTGGGAGCATCTTCACAGAGTAGACACGTGGACAGAGGGCAATAAGTAtagtagacagacaggcagacagaaaccATGGAAACATGAAAGTGTCTGTTTGGGCCCTTACAATAGGGCAGCAAATGTCTGCCGCTCTCCAGAACGCTCTCTGTGCTGAGTTTCACTGCTGTTATTTATCCACCCACTCCCATTCCACTCATTAAAAACCTCTCACTCTCCTCATaaacatgtgtatgtgtgtgtgtgtttgtaggcaGACAGTAAGCAGGATTGGATCAGTAAGGATTTAACTGAGCTGTATTGGGCTCAATGTTTTAGTGCATTACTGTTTCAATCTTTATGTTTTGCAGCCTTTATCTCCTTAAGACACAAATCTGTTGCAGCCTAGGGAGAGCTGCTGGTCACACAGCCAACCATTCAGCCAGTGGCCCACGAGGGAAGACTTCATTAAACATAATCCGATTCAAGACATCAGTAAAACCTCATGGTTGAGGTcatcaccccccctcccccctcccctacCAGCAACTGTAGTGGTTCACCATGTTCTGTAGAGCTACAGCCTACTTTAGCACGATGTTTAACACAACTACCCAGCTACTAAACACACTGATCTGTTCAGTAGctccacgggggggggggggggcgacccaGCTCCTTCCCTGGTCTCGGCAGCCAGGCGGCTGGCTTCAGCTTACATCGACCACCACCGAGCGCGGCCTGGTGAAACGACCTCCCTTCCTCACCTCATGACGTAGTTGTGGCCGTCTATGATGGGCCCGTATCCGGCGCCGCGCAGGTTGCCGGAATTCCCCACCACGGCGCAGCGCAGGCAGCGGGCCGGGTCCCAGGAGCCGTACGGCGAGCGGCCGGGGATCACCTGGAACAGCCGCAGGAGCACCTGCTGGATGGTGTGGGGCTTGAACTGAGGCTGCAGCATCTACAGGCAGGGGGCGGAAGAGAGGCAGCACGCTCAGGGAGGCAGACTGGAGGAGCAGCGTCCGCGTCCAGTGGAGGACAGGCCAGCCACTGAGGAGGATGGAAAAGGGGgcgggaggagaggagggcacTGGCAGCTTGGTGGCCAGAAAAGGACACTCTCCTTTCTCCCATTTCCCTGATGGGATGTCAGCAGAGGCCAGGGGGGAGGGTGAAGGGAAACTGAATATGAATACGGAGGTGAACAGAGGTTGTTTTGGGGGGCAAacgggggggagagagaaccTCTATGCGTGAACATTGAAGGTTTAACTGAAAGTCTGTTTTTCAACTCTCTGCAGTCTGAGCCCCTGCCATCCTCCCAGCGcccaaacaaaacacagcaaacagTGCTATCAGCCTACTGGCGCTCTATTCAAatacctctccctccctgtcacacacacacaaccctctttctctctctatcactctctctatGTCCCCTCACAGCCACTctctccatccacccctccccaATACTGTTTCTCCTGCACGGCCCTCCTTctgctccttctctctctcttccggGAGATCCCCTGCTCCTCCAACACTGTTTCTCCTGCACGGCCCTAGTTctggtccctctctctcccttcggCCAGATCCCCTGCTCCCCTTCTGTCTCCTGGATGCCAACACCTGGCACAACACAGAGGCTTTCTGCAGGGTCACTAATTCTTGGCAGATTTTCATTGGGTGCCGCTGCTGCCAAACAGTATCTTTACTGCCCCACTCCTCTCAGGCTCCCTTGGATAGAAAACCCTTCTACCTTAAACCTCACGCAAGGCCATCACTATGCTCAAAGTCGGGCCAATACCATGGCAGATACGTTTCTAAAACTACGTTTTCTAACCAccttaaaaactttttttatgcTGAGAGATGCGTTAACCCTACTCAGATTTTCTGCGACCCGACTTCATAACATCATCTTTTCTAATTTCATCTTTTGACCAGCTCATTTATTTCACACCACTTATAGACTTGACAGGCTGGTCTGTTTGAAGCCTCATCTTATAATATATGTTAAGGCAGGCCAGCAACTACAGGAAGATATTTAAAATACCTTCTTCTGCCCAGACACAAACTCGTGACATCTTTCTTAATGCTACTTTTCACAGCTCTCTCACACCTTCATAACCTTAAACCACTTTAGTGTTCATGTCTGTTAAATATAACAACCTCTCTCAGCTACGTAACTACCTAAGCATTCCTGTCCAGGCCCTAACTCATTACTTATACCatttaactttttcagctgtaTAAATTGTCACTTTTCGTTTTTAGACACTACTCAGTGTCCTCTGACAGACCCAAACGGTCCACTCCTGGACAGAGCTGCTCTCATTCTTTCCAGAGGAGCCAGAAGAACAGACACAGGCGGCGTGGATTTGGACCACTTACCACCCACCAGTAGTAGACGTCTGAAGGCAGCTG is a window of Esox lucius isolate fEsoLuc1 chromosome 19, fEsoLuc1.pri, whole genome shotgun sequence DNA encoding:
- the st3gal2 gene encoding CMP-N-acetylneuraminate-beta-galactosamide-alpha-2,3-sialyltransferase 2 is translated as MRCSLRVWVLLGSLGLVFLTSLFFSVSLRGGVGLPYLDPPGWEESRRVKLVPNYAGAHRLHPLEGIQQQKTCACPRCVGDPGVSDWFDENYDPDISPVWTRDNIQLPSDVYYWWVMLQPQFKPHTIQQVLLRLFQVIPGRSPYGSWDPARCLRCAVVGNSGNLRGAGYGPIIDGHNYVMRINLAPTVGYEEDAGSHTTHHFMYPESAKNLAANISFVLVPFKTLDLLWITSALSTGQIRFTYAPVKQFLRVDKDKVQIFNPAFFKYIHDHWTRHHGRYPSTGMLVLFFALHVCDEVNVFGFGADSRGNWHHYWEQNRYSGEFRKTGVHDADYEAQIIDSLAKARKIRVFPGK